The Henckelia pumila isolate YLH828 chromosome 2, ASM3356847v2, whole genome shotgun sequence genome includes a window with the following:
- the LOC140877956 gene encoding uncharacterized protein encodes MVSIPSQSCNIKGLEQKLSPEDPIADDKSGQNFVSCIHRAKLAEKLRNIDITWAKNLISHSLHITIENPCDENNQYTCKIDLKTWQFWGKKGLKSFKVDEHRVDVFWDLKSAKFSNSPEPKSDYYVALVSEKEVILLLGDQMKEALRRTKCRLCSEGAILVNKKEMVFAKKCFCTKTKLGQGKREHDIIIESALSGPYDPEMWISIDGIESIRVTNLHWRFRGNETIVVDDVNVEILWDVHDWLYNGLGSGGGMFIFRQGGEEEEEEEETSYLEFCHFLYAWKLENEEVNLDGSKFQV; translated from the coding sequence ATGGTTAGCATACCTTCGCAATCTTGCAACATAAAGGGACTGGAACAAAAATTGAGTCCGGAAGATCCGATCGCAGATGACAAATCCGGGCAGAATTTTGTCAGTTGTATTCACAGAGCCAAACTTGCCGAGAAATTGCGGAACATAGATATAACATGGGCCAAGAATCTCATCAGCCACTCCCTTCACATTACCATAGAGAATCCTTGTGATGAAAACAATCAATACACTTGCAAGATTGATCTCAAGACATGGCAGTTTTGGGGCAAAAAGGGCCTCAAATCGTTCAAAGTCGACGAGCATCGGGTGGACGTTTTCTGGGATTTGAAGTCCGCAAAATTCAGCAACAGTCCAGAGCCCAAGTCTGATTACTATGTCGCCCTGGTGTCCGAGAAGGAGGTGATTTTACTGCTTGGTGATCAGATGAAAGAGgccttgagaaggactaagtgCAGGCTCTGTTCAGAAGGTGCGATTTTAGTGAACAAGAAAGAAATGGTGTTTGCCAAGAAATGCTTCTGCACCAAAACCAAATTAGGCCAAGGGAAAAGGGAGCATGATATCATCATCGAATCAGCCTTGTCCGGTCCTTACGACCCGGAAATGTGGATAAGTATAGATGGGATTGAGTCCATTCGCGTGACAAATCTGCATTGGAGATTCAGGGGGAACGAAACAATTGTGGTGGATGATGTGAATGTGGAGATACTATGGGATGTTCATGATTGGCTTTACAACGGACTGGGCTCGGGAGGGGGCATGTTTATCTTCAGGCAAGGaggagaggaagaagaagaagaagaggagaCTTCATACTTGGAATTCTGCCATTTTCTTTATGCTTGGAAGCTTGAAAATGAAGAGGTTAATTTAGATGGTTCCAAGTTCCAAGTGTAA
- the LOC140883669 gene encoding uncharacterized protein isoform X1, which yields MLNGEQRPLLNDILTQGNENADLIKRTGIMASNSDQCVESYIVQLNDQVQEKKYKLKELESEWDAIENVLQEKKRSIEQSLHALYPEVYSKLTRIKEIKLETEAVEAEIKRREDEIVKLSSDIGKQPKLAPRRSYIEQINEITKNSRKQDTDIQLILKDTRELQLESNTIQERLNRTFAVLEEKILREAKKDAVAQKAHTLLTSIHETFEQITEKILATDRSRRNIADYEGKLATYDSRSLNMDRLRVDLDALRKENDLLEKQLQNT from the exons ATGCTGAACGGCGAACAAAGGCCTTTATTGAACGATATCTTAACACag GGGAACGAGAACGCTGACTTGATAAAAAGAACAGGGATAATGGCATCCAATAGTGACCAGTGTGTGGAATCTTACATTGTCCAGCTCAACGACCAAGTACAAGAGAAAAAATACAAGCTCAAGGAACTGGAGTCTGAATG GGATGCAATTGAAAATGTTCTgcaggaaaagaaaagaagtatTGAACAGTCTCTCCATGCGCTGTATCCTGAGGTGTATAGCAAACTTACAAGaataaaagaaattaaattagaAACTGAAGCAGTTGAAGCTGAGATTAAAAGAAG GGAGGATGAAATTGTTAAGCTTTCATCCGATATTGGAAAACAGCCCAAGTTGGCTCCTAGAAGATCTTACATAGAGCAGATAAACGAGATCACAAAGAATAGCAGGAAACAGGACACTGACATTCAGCTGATACTGAAAGATACTAGGGAGCTCCAGTTGGAGAGTAATACAATACAGGAACGCCTTAATCGAACTTTTGCTGTTTTGGAAGAAAAAATTTTGAG GGAAGCTAAGAAAGATGCAGTTGCTCAAAAAGCTCACACGCTTCTCACAAGCATCCACGAGACCTTTGAGCAGATCACTGAAAAGATTCTAGCCACCGACAGAAGCCGGAGAAACATTGCTGATTACGAGGGCAAGCTTGCAACATATGATTCTAGAAGTTTGAACATGGACAGACTAAGAGTAGATCTTGATGCTCTTAGAAAAGAAAACGATCTCCTTGAGAAACAACTTCAAAATACATGA
- the LOC140883669 gene encoding uncharacterized protein isoform X2: MASNSDQCVESYIVQLNDQVQEKKYKLKELESEWDAIENVLQEKKRSIEQSLHALYPEVYSKLTRIKEIKLETEAVEAEIKRREDEIVKLSSDIGKQPKLAPRRSYIEQINEITKNSRKQDTDIQLILKDTRELQLESNTIQERLNRTFAVLEEKILREAKKDAVAQKAHTLLTSIHETFEQITEKILATDRSRRNIADYEGKLATYDSRSLNMDRLRVDLDALRKENDLLEKQLQNT, translated from the exons ATGGCATCCAATAGTGACCAGTGTGTGGAATCTTACATTGTCCAGCTCAACGACCAAGTACAAGAGAAAAAATACAAGCTCAAGGAACTGGAGTCTGAATG GGATGCAATTGAAAATGTTCTgcaggaaaagaaaagaagtatTGAACAGTCTCTCCATGCGCTGTATCCTGAGGTGTATAGCAAACTTACAAGaataaaagaaattaaattagaAACTGAAGCAGTTGAAGCTGAGATTAAAAGAAG GGAGGATGAAATTGTTAAGCTTTCATCCGATATTGGAAAACAGCCCAAGTTGGCTCCTAGAAGATCTTACATAGAGCAGATAAACGAGATCACAAAGAATAGCAGGAAACAGGACACTGACATTCAGCTGATACTGAAAGATACTAGGGAGCTCCAGTTGGAGAGTAATACAATACAGGAACGCCTTAATCGAACTTTTGCTGTTTTGGAAGAAAAAATTTTGAG GGAAGCTAAGAAAGATGCAGTTGCTCAAAAAGCTCACACGCTTCTCACAAGCATCCACGAGACCTTTGAGCAGATCACTGAAAAGATTCTAGCCACCGACAGAAGCCGGAGAAACATTGCTGATTACGAGGGCAAGCTTGCAACATATGATTCTAGAAGTTTGAACATGGACAGACTAAGAGTAGATCTTGATGCTCTTAGAAAAGAAAACGATCTCCTTGAGAAACAACTTCAAAATACATGA